The genomic window cagggccaaggccatgTATTGCCGCCGTACCAGGCTCCGGCCCTTGGCGATTCACAGACACTATTAACTACCgcttccgccgccgccccggCCGTTGCTCCTTCCCCCGTCCTCCTCCGCGACCAACATGCCGGCCAGCCTTCGTCCGTTTCGGTTTCACAACTTGAACCTCCTGTCGCCGCCGTAACTCCTGCCCTTGAGCTTCAGCCCTTCGTTGCTGTtactgctgccgccgccgacgacgactcaGACCAAGAAGCCCTAGATGCCTCTGACCTTGGCTTCCTTGCTCCTCAAACAACCGAGGGCACATTAGATATGGCTTCCAAGAAGACGCCCTTCCTACGCTCGGCCGCCACCCGGCCCGACGCTGCTCCTTACGGCTCCGTCTCGCTAACACCCAGTCGCAACAATTCGCCTGCTGGTAGTGATCGCTGGGATCCTGATGCCCACCAGCTTCGACATGTCTCCGACACCATGCGAAGCGAAACCGCTCGTACTTCTCGAACCTCTCGCCATTCCACCCTTACCAAGCAgtcctcgtcgaggttgtCGGAGGAGATAGATAGCGCTGTCCTCGTGtctggcctcgagggccgTCTGGGTGTGTCTGAGCCTGCCCCTGCTGGTGTTCTCGAAGAAAGCATGAAGGACGACTATTCCGAAGATGGGGCCTTGCTCGACGACGCTTCCTCGACTGCCTCAGAAAGCGAATACCAGGAAAACTCGCCCCATGAAGCTGTTCGCGCCTCAGTTCCTCCCACCGACAACACCACCCTCTCCATAAACACACCGCGCATGTGGTGTCTCTCTGTCCTCTTTTCTATTCTCGGTTCCTCTACCaatctcttcttctcattAAGATACCCCAGTGTTGCTATTACTCCAGTTATTGCTTTGCTTCTTGTCCACCCCCTCGGACATCTTTGGGATTTCCTATTAAAGCGCCCTTACGACCCTGAAGAAGAGTTTGTCGATGGCGTCCGGACGACGTCTATTTCAGGGGATGGTCATATCCATCATAAGACGAAAATGGTTACATCCTGGCGGCGGTGGCTCGCTCAGGGGCGATGGAACGAAAAGGAGCATACCTGCGTCTACGTTAGCAGCAACGTCGCCTTTGGTTTCGCCTTTGCGACAGATGTCATTGTTGAGCAGACTCAGTTCTACAACCAGGAAGCTCCAATTGTTTACCAACTACTCCTCACCATCTCGACCCAGATCCTTGGATACGGATTCGCTGGTTTGACGCGCCGATTCCTCGTTCGACCGAGCGGTATGATTTGGCCCGGTACCCTCATGTCGGCCGCCATGTTTTCGACGCTCCACAAACAGGAGAACAAGCCTGCTGGAGGCTGGACCATCAGCAGGTGGAAGTTCTTCTACATTGTCTGGACGGTTTCGTTCCTGTTCTACTTCCTCCCCGGCCTGCTGATGCCAGCTCTGAGCTACTTCAACGTCATTACATGGTTTGCTCCCAAGAACGTTGTCATCGCCAACCTCTTTGGCGTTTCGTCGGGCCTTGGACTATTCCCCTTGACTTTTGACTGGGCGCAGGTCACCTATGTCGGTTCCCCTCTGCTGGTTCCATTCTGGGCTGCCATGAACGTCATTGGAGGTTTGACTATTGTCATGTGGATTATTGCTCCAATCCTCTACTACACCAACGTCCTGTACTCATCTTATATGCCGATCCTATCCGCTGCCGTGTTCGACAACACAGGAAAGGTGTACGATGTGAGCAAGATTCTCACCCCCGACTTCCTCTTCAACCGAGAGGCATACCAGAACTACAGCCGAGTCTTTCTTCCCATCACCTATGTGCTCAGCTACGGCGTTCAGTTTGCGGGTCTGGCCGCTCTCCTGACACACACAGCATGCTGGCACGGTGCAGATATCTGGAGATCCTGGAAGAAGGCGTTGGAAGAGGCTCGCGAGGAGGGAAAGCCAGCATACCAACCAGTGTCGGACTCACCAGGGGCGCCACCGTCTCGACAGTCGACCGACGATGAGTATAGGCGAATGTCAACGTCTACGTCCAACGTTGATGGTCTCATCGGCCGTGAGGATATTCACAGCAAGCTCATGAAGAAGTACAAGGATGCGCCGCTGAGCTGGTACTTGATAGCATTCCTATCCATGACTGCTATTGGCATTTTCGTGGTCGAATAGTAAGTTGCCCCTTAGATTCACGTAGAAGAACCAGCTAACATTCTCAGTTATCCTGTCCATCTGCCATGGTATGGACTCCTCCTCGCACTCGCAATTGgagccatcttcttcatccccaACGGTATCATCATGGCTGTCACGAACCAGCACAGCAGCATCTACCTCATTTGCCAGCTCATCTGTGGTGTCGTCTTCCCGGGTCGGCCCATCGCAAACATGGTGTTCGTCACGTACGGCTACATCTCATCAGCCCAGGGCATCAAATTTGCGTCTGATCTCAAGCTGGGCCACTACATGAAGATCCCGCCCCGTATTCTCTTCTCCGTCCAGCTCGTGGCGACACTCGTTTCCTCCCTGACGCAGATTGGCGTTCTCAACTGGATGTTTGCCAATATCAAGGGCATCTGTACCTCGGAGGCTATCAATGGTTTCACCTGCCCTATTGCTAGAGTTCACTTTAACGGCTCTATCCTCTGGGGTGTTGTTGGTCCCAACGAGTTCTTTGGCCCCAAGGCCATCTATCGCGCCCTGGTCTGGTTTTTCCCTCTTGGCGCCCTCCTCCCTATTCCCCTCTGGCTCTACAGCAGACGCAAGCGCCAGAGCATCCTCCGCAAGGTTAACCTCCCCGTCATCTTTGGTGCCATGTCTTGGATTCCTCCCGCGACGGGCCTCAACTTTTCCGTCTGGGTACTTGTCTGCTACGTCTTCAACTACGTCATCAAGAACCGCCATAACGCCTGGTGGAGCAAGTACACCATGACTCTCAGCGCCGCTCTCGACTCTGGCCTTGCCTTTGGCATCGTTGTTGTCTTTTTCGGCTTCATCTACCccggcatcaccaagaacctCAAGTGGTGGGGCACTGAGGTGTACAAGCAGGGATGCGACTGGCAGGCTTGCTCGTATAATACTGTGCCGGAGGGTGAGCACTTTGGACCTGCTACGTGGTGATTGCGCAATGATTGGTTTTACGGTGTTTGGTTTGGGTTACTCGGGAGACTACGGTCCGGAATGCATATAGAATCAGTTGGATACTCAGCACGTTTGCGACTTGAAATAGACTTTGCATGGTTATGGGCATGAACAGGGTATGGTTATTGGTTGGTTGTATGGCGATGCATAGGAAAGCACATCTTGCAAGAATGCCAGCACAAGCTTGGAATTGGAGCTGGTTTGATTAAGTTAGTTAGGTATTGTCACATCACATCCGAGACAAGATGATCTTGTTTACTCGATTCTCTGTCTATCAATTGTCCATGCTCCTCCCCTTCTTGGTTGTTGCGCTTGTACTTGTACCGCAGACTACCTTAGTATACAGTGTATTAGGTCTGGCCTGTGTATGACCTACCCCATCCTGGACCGACACCCAAGCTCCGAAGAAGTTCAAACATTCTATTTCTCATTTTCCCACTCGGGGTTCTGTCATTCAGTTAGCATGCATTCCTTATATTCTAGGTCAAGACGGGGAAACAAACCTTCCGCAGAATCACCAAGCCCTCGAGGGTGCTGTTGAGGCTGATGTactcctcgtcctcaagcTCGGCACGCTCGCCATGTCCAAGCACCACAGGGGTGCTCTGAGTCTGCCAACCAGTAATGGTCTTGGGTCGTCCAGCCTGGCCGACAACATCGACGGCCTGACCAACGCGGACGTTGACCTTGAGAGGCTCGAGGTTCTCGTCCAGAGTGACGAGGAAACGGGGGTGCATGGCAGTGACGAGGAAGTACAGGAGGTAGTGGGATTGAGAGGTGATGAAGTCCTTGGGCTCGATCATAGCAACGAGCGTGGCCAGGAGACCAGCGGCCGCGACACGGGACAGAACTTGGCGGTCTGTGTGGAAGGGGCTGATTGACAGAGTTCCCTTGCCCATGTGAAGCAGACCCTGTGCGATACGGACCATGAACAGGGCGTCTTGGTCGCGGTGGTAGTAGCTGGCAAGCTGTCGCAGCAGCTGTGCCAGTCGGGCGTTGTTGGTACCGGCACCCAGGATACCCATGGCGAAGATGGCGTTGATGGCCACCTCGGGGTCATTGTCGTGGCTGTATCTTGAAAGAGTATCGTACACCTTCATCTGGGGGTTGCTTGGGCTGATTAGACCCATAGCCAAGGGCACGGCTTTTCGGATGTTGGGCTCGCCGTAGTGCATGAGATGGCCAAACTGTCGCAACACCATCTCCTGGCCGATGTCCTCGCCCATAGCCACCAGGGCAATTCCAAGGACAGCGTAGGCCTGCAGGAGCTCGtctcccttcttctcatcagACTCCTCCTTGTGCTCATTGCAAATGTGGAGAAGCTCTTGGATCTTGAGGACGGCACCTGTGCCTGCCCAGGCGCAGATCTCGGCCATCACGGCCGTGGCCTCTGCCATGGGGTGCTCGATAGCCTTGAGGGTCTCAAGGATAACATCAACCTCTTCTTGTCGgccaaagaagaggaggcccAGGCCAAGAGCCAAAAATCGGGTCCACTTGTCCGTCAGCTGGCTCTTGCGATCATCGTCCATCAATGTTGTAACGATGGCCTCGCTGATTTCAGGGTGCGAAGATCCAGTGAAGATGAGACCACAGCTCAGAGCAGCCATGGCCGAAATCTGCATGTCTTGGGTCGAATCCGAGATGATGGgcagaaggagctcgaggacgacTTCCTTGTTGGAGCCGGCGTATGCGAGACCAAGACCCATGATACAAGCTGTTCGGATGAGGGGATCGGGGTTGTTTAGCTTGTCGTTGTCACCCAGAATGGCCAGGGCAGGCTCAGCCTCCATCTGGACTCCCGAGTTGATAATGCCAATGGCAAGCATAGCACCCGCCGAAATTTCCTTCTCACTAGAATAGGTGTACTTGTCGATCTTATCGAGACCGTTCTCAGTGTCCCACATCAAGAGGGTTCCCATGGATGCGACGGTAGACATCATACCGTCTGCCTTGGTCTTCCACACCCATGTCTCCTTCTCGCCGTCGATCAGCATCATCTTGTCGTTACCGAAGCCGGCATTGACAAAGGCGTTGACGAACGCTGCGGCCAGGTTATGTCGGGCCGAGTCCAGATTGGTCATTCCCGCTACCCGGCTGCTCTCAAGATGGCTCTTGTAGATATCCTCGGTGCTCTTGGGCTCGAGGATGTTAAGCTCTTTACCTAGTGACTTGAAGTGGCCAGACAACTTGGAGTTGGATAGGCACTCTGCGATTTCCTGGTCGTCCAGTGTGTCCTCAGGATAGTCCAGAGCTATTCGCTGGCGGCCAATGAGAAATGCGAGTTGCTTCTTAAGAGCAGGGTCTTTGGCCTTGTAGAAGTCGTCCTTGATGAGTTCGACATCGTGGAGCCGAATCGCAAGAACCATGGCCTGCGCGAACTGCTTGTACTCCATGTAGATGTTGTGGGCGGTCTTGAGGAAGGTCTCGTTGTCGGGATAGGTGAGGAGGTTGACCATGCTGACCATGTAGAGGCACACTCGCGCGTACGTGTTCTCGTCGACGAAATGGGGAATCTCCTCGATGATCTCAAGTTCGCTCATGAGATCCACGGCATCAGCCTCGGCGTTGCTCTTCAGGAAGAGGGGCACCAGGTGCTGTGCGAGGTCGATCAGGTCCTTGACGGGTTCATCGTGCACAATGCGCTTGGCATACACCTCACCAATCTCCAGCGCCAGGTGCCTGGTGTACTCGTGGCCCCACGAGCCAATGTCGGAGGTGGGTGCTAGGAGGCGGTACTTGAGTGTGTCTTGTCGGTCCTCGTCCGAAAAGGTCATACCGATGACGGAGAGAACATCGGCCAATGATGTTCTGTCATCGGTCGCGGGCCATTCTTCGTAGAGCTTTGTCAGAGTCTCATAGTGTGGTCGCAGGAACTTCAAGGGCTTCGGCACTGCTGTCATGGATGATGTCGATGTCTTTATGGAGGTCTTCATCGCTTCCAGGGCGGGTTTATAGAGCGACGAGTCCGACTCCTAGGCGAACATTAGCGCATGCGCTCCCGAATCCACGTCGAAAAACTGACCGTCAAACGCTCGACCATCATGTCGAGCTCATTCTTGAGTTGCTGGTCCTCCTCgctgagctcctcctcggcggct from Fusarium falciforme chromosome 2, complete sequence includes these protein-coding regions:
- a CDS encoding 26S proteasome regulatory subunit RPN1; its protein translation is MAQDSEVPKAADKGKGKAVDDAKKDKQQENGKKEDDKIETAEEELSEEDQQLKNELDMMVERLTESDSSLYKPALEAMKTSIKTSTSSMTAVPKPLKFLRPHYETLTKLYEEWPATDDRTSLADVLSVIGMTFSDEDRQDTLKYRLLAPTSDIGSWGHEYTRHLALEIGEVYAKRIVHDEPVKDLIDLAQHLVPLFLKSNAEADAVDLMSELEIIEEIPHFVDENTYARVCLYMVSMVNLLTYPDNETFLKTAHNIYMEYKQFAQAMVLAIRLHDVELIKDDFYKAKDPALKKQLAFLIGRQRIALDYPEDTLDDQEIAECLSNSKLSGHFKSLGKELNILEPKSTEDIYKSHLESSRVAGMTNLDSARHNLAAAFVNAFVNAGFGNDKMMLIDGEKETWVWKTKADGMMSTVASMGTLLMWDTENGLDKIDKYTYSSEKEISAGAMLAIGIINSGVQMEAEPALAILGDNDKLNNPDPLIRTACIMGLGLAYAGSNKEVVLELLLPIISDSTQDMQISAMAALSCGLIFTGSSHPEISEAIVTTLMDDDRKSQLTDKWTRFLALGLGLLFFGRQEEVDVILETLKAIEHPMAEATAVMAEICAWAGTGAVLKIQELLHICNEHKEESDEKKGDELLQAYAVLGIALVAMGEDIGQEMVLRQFGHLMHYGEPNIRKAVPLAMGLISPSNPQMKVYDTLSRYSHDNDPEVAINAIFAMGILGAGTNNARLAQLLRQLASYYHRDQDALFMVRIAQGLLHMGKGTLSISPFHTDRQVLSRVAAAGLLATLVAMIEPKDFITSQSHYLLYFLVTAMHPRFLVTLDENLEPLKVNVRVGQAVDVVGQAGRPKTITGWQTQSTPVVLGHGERAELEDEEYISLNSTLEGLVILRKNPEWENEK